From Pelagibacterium flavum:
CGTTATTCGCCAGCGTGTAGGGAATGATAAGCTGCGGCTTTGCGTTGTGAACCCGCCAGTATGGAAGGTCATCGTCATAGGTGTCGGAGATGTAGGCAAAGCCGCCCTGTTCTGACACCAGATCCACGGTGTTGACCGAACAGCGCCCCGTGTACCAGCCAAGCGGTCGCGAGCCCGTGGCGACGGTATGAAGGCGCACCGCTTGGGCGATCTGGTCGGCCTCGTCCTGCCGCTCCATGTCCTTGTGCTCGACCCATTTATAGCCATGGGAGGCAATTTCCCAATCGGCGTCGAGCATGGCCTGCACCTGCTGTGGCGCGCGCATCAGCGCGGTGGCGACGCCATAGACGGTTAGGGGCAGTTCCGCTTGCGTGAAAAGCTTGTGCAGCCGCCAGAACCCGGCGCGGGCGCCGTATTCATACATGGATTCGATGTTCCAGTGCCGGGCACCGGGCCAGGGCGCCGCGCCCACCACATCGGCCAGAAAGGCTTCGGACGCGTCGTCGCCATGCAGGATGTTGTTTTCCCCGCCCTCCTCGTAATTGAGGACGAACTGGACTGCGACATTGGCCCCGCCGGGCCAATTGGCATGGGGCGGGTTGGGGCCGTGACCGGCCAGATCGCGGGGATAACGCATGGCGCACTCCATGACGGACATACAAAACAGGAGCTTACCTTAGACACAAATTTTTCGATCATGTGGTAAAAAATTCTGCCCCCGCCCCCTTTCGCGGGGCAATTTTTGGGTTGATAGTCGGGGGAAATCCAATGGCGCTTGGAGCAGGCATGACCACAACCGGACGGCTGACGACCCACGTTCTCGATACCGCGAACGGGACCCCTGCCAAGGGAATGACCATCGATCTTTACAGGGTCGATGGGGATGCGGCGGTGTTCGAGCGGTCGGTGGTCACCAATGCTGACGGGCGGTGCGACGGGCCATTGCTGGAAGGGGAGGCATTTGCGGAAGGGGCATACCGGCTGAACTTCCATGTCGGCGAGTATTTCAGCAAAATCAACGGCAAAGCGGTGGATTTCCTGGACGTGGTGGCGGTGGATTTCCGGGTGAGCGACGGTGGGGCGCACTATCACGTGCCGCTGCTGGTTTCGCCCTTCGGCTATTCGACCTATCGCGGGAGCTGATCTTGGAAACGCGCACCACTGTCCGCTTCTATCTTAACGGCGATCTGGTCGAGCTGGATGCGCTCGAGCCGGATCGGACGCTGCTCGATTTCCTGCGCCTGGACCGTGTCTTGCGTGGGACCAAGGAGGGCTGCGCAGAGGGGGATTGCGGGGCCTGTACGGTCATTGTCGGTCGCATGGATGGTGGCGTTGTGCGCTATTTGCCCGCAAATGCGTGCATAATGCTGGTGTCGATGCTGGACGGCGCGCATGTGGTGACCGTTGAGCATCTCAAGGGCGCCGATGGCGGTTTGCATCCGGTGCAACAGGCCATGGTCGATTACCATGGCAGCCAGTGCGGGTTCTGCACGCCGGGGTTCGTGATGAGCCTTTACGGGTTGTGGCTGGCCAATCCCAGTCCATCCGTTCCCGAGATCGAAAAGGCGCTGCAGGGCAATCTGTGCCGTTGTACGGGGTATGCGCCGATCGTCCGGGCGGCACAGGCCGTCTCCAATTACGGGTCGGTGCTCGAAGACGTGCTCAACAGGGAGCGCGATGCGATCATTGCAAACCTGACCGCGCTCAGGGACGGGCGGCGGGTGGTTGTCGAGGGGACGCGGGGCAAGACGATCATTCCGGCCAATGTCGATGATCTTGCGGCGGTGCTCGAAGGGTTGCCGGAAGCAACGCTTGTCGCGGGGGCGACCGATGTGGGGCTGTGGGTCACCAAATTCATGCGCGAGATCGCCCCAGTGGTGATCGTGGGGCATCTGATGGGGGAGGTGTCCGTCGAGGATGGACGCATCGTTTTCGGGGCGGGGGTGAGCTACGCCAGGGTGTTTGAGACCATCGCCACTCACATTCCGCAGATGGTCGAGTTGTTCGATCGGATCGGCGGCGTGCAGGTGCGGGCCATGGGAACCATCGGCGGCAATATCGCCAATGGCTCACCAATCGGCGACACGCCGCCGCCGCTGATCGCGCTGGGGGCCGAGGTTACATTGCGCAAGGGTGATCGCCGTCGCGTGGTGAGGCTCGAGGAGTTCTTCATCGCCTATGGCAAGCAGGACCGGGAGAAGGGAGAGTTTGTCGAAAGCGTCTCGGTGCCCCTGCCGGGGGCCGATGAGTTGTTCGGGGTCCACAAGGTTACCAAGCGGCGGGAGGAGGATATCACTGCAACGCTGGGGGCGTTTCGCATCAAGGTTGCCGACGGCGTGGTGGCCGGAGCGGTCATCGCCTTTGGGGGCATGGCCGCGACCCCAAAGCGGGCAAGGGCGGTCGAGGCGGCGCTGATCGGCAAGCCCTGGACGCTTGAGACGGTCGAAGCCGCGCTGGACAAATTCGAGGAGGATTTCCAGCCTCTGACCGATTGGCGGGCCAGCGCTGACTACCGGATGCTGGCTGCGAAAAACCTTCTGAAGCGGGTCTATTTCGAGACTATCGAAGGGCCGAGCCATATCGTTCGGCATGAGGTGGCATAATGACCGCGCTCGATAACAAGCCCGCCATTCGTGGCGGCGTGCATGTGCCGCAAAAGCACGATTCCGGGCACAAGCATGTGTCGGGAACGGCGGAATACATCGATGATATGGTTGAGCCGGCGGGCACGCTGCATGCGTATCTTGGGCTTTCCACCAGCGCGCACGGGGAAATCGTGTCGCTCGACCTCGAGCCCGTGCGGCGGGCGCCGGGCGTGCTCGGGGTGCTGACGGCGGACGATGTGCCTGGGCACAACGATATTTCGCAGCCCGGCAAGCATGACGAGCCGATCTTTGCCGAAACGCGCGTCGAATTTTTCGGGCAGCCGCTTTTCGCGGTGGTCGCAACCACGCGCGAAGCGGCGCGGCGCGCGGCGAAACTGGCGCAGGTCAGTTATACCGAACTGCCCTTTGCGCTCGATGTCGGCGCGGCGCGGGCGGCAGGTGGAGCATTGGTGACGCCGGGCATGAAGCTCGAACGCGGCGACGTTACTGCGGGCATGGCGGCTGCCAGAAACCGGGTTAAAGGCTCGATGGAGATGGGCGGACAGGACCATTTCTATCTCGAAGGCCATATCGCTTTGGCGATCCCCGGCGAGGATGATGAGGTAACCGTTCACTCCTCCACCCAGCACCCGAGCGAGGTCCAGCATATGGTGGGGCACGCGTTGGGTGTGCCCTCCAACGCGGTCAATGTCGTAGTGCGCCGCATGGGCGGGGGGTTCGGGGGCAAGGAAACCCAGAGCAATCTGTTTGCCGCGGTGGCGGCCATCGCGGCGAAAAAATTCGGCCGCGCCGTCAAGATCAGGCCCGACCGGGACGACGACATGATCGCCACGGGCAAGCGGCACGATTTCGTCGTCGACTACGAAGTCGGTTATGACGATGAGGGGCGGATTGAAGCGGTGGACGCGGTTTTCGCCGCGCGCTGCGGGTTTTCCGCGGACCTTTCCGGGCCGGTGACCGACCGGGCGCTGTTTCATGCGGACAACGCATATTATTATCCCAATGTGCGGCTCAAATCCGAGCCGCTCAAGACCAATACGGTTTCCAACACCGCGTTTCGCGGGTTCGGCGGGCCGCAGGGCATGGTGGGCTGCGAGCGCTGGATCGAGGACATCGCCTATGCGCTTGGCAAGGATCCGCTCGATATTCGCAAGGCCAATTTCTATGGCGATACCGACCGCAACCTCACGCCCTACCATCAGACGGTCACCGACAACATCATCGGGCGGGTGGTCGATGAGCTTGAGGCAAGCTCGGACTATCGCAGGCGGCGCGAAGATATCATCGCCTTCAACAGGACGTCCAGGGTCCTCAAGCGCGGCATCGCGCTGACGCCGGTCAAGTTCGGGATCAGCTTTACCATGACGGCCTTCAACCAGGCCGGGGCGCTTGTTCATGTTTA
This genomic window contains:
- the uraH gene encoding hydroxyisourate hydrolase yields the protein MTTTGRLTTHVLDTANGTPAKGMTIDLYRVDGDAAVFERSVVTNADGRCDGPLLEGEAFAEGAYRLNFHVGEYFSKINGKAVDFLDVVAVDFRVSDGGAHYHVPLLVSPFGYSTYRGS
- the xdhA gene encoding xanthine dehydrogenase small subunit; translation: METRTTVRFYLNGDLVELDALEPDRTLLDFLRLDRVLRGTKEGCAEGDCGACTVIVGRMDGGVVRYLPANACIMLVSMLDGAHVVTVEHLKGADGGLHPVQQAMVDYHGSQCGFCTPGFVMSLYGLWLANPSPSVPEIEKALQGNLCRCTGYAPIVRAAQAVSNYGSVLEDVLNRERDAIIANLTALRDGRRVVVEGTRGKTIIPANVDDLAAVLEGLPEATLVAGATDVGLWVTKFMREIAPVVIVGHLMGEVSVEDGRIVFGAGVSYARVFETIATHIPQMVELFDRIGGVQVRAMGTIGGNIANGSPIGDTPPPLIALGAEVTLRKGDRRRVVRLEEFFIAYGKQDREKGEFVESVSVPLPGADELFGVHKVTKRREEDITATLGAFRIKVADGVVAGAVIAFGGMAATPKRARAVEAALIGKPWTLETVEAALDKFEEDFQPLTDWRASADYRMLAAKNLLKRVYFETIEGPSHIVRHEVA
- the xdhB gene encoding xanthine dehydrogenase molybdopterin binding subunit; the protein is MTALDNKPAIRGGVHVPQKHDSGHKHVSGTAEYIDDMVEPAGTLHAYLGLSTSAHGEIVSLDLEPVRRAPGVLGVLTADDVPGHNDISQPGKHDEPIFAETRVEFFGQPLFAVVATTREAARRAAKLAQVSYTELPFALDVGAARAAGGALVTPGMKLERGDVTAGMAAARNRVKGSMEMGGQDHFYLEGHIALAIPGEDDEVTVHSSTQHPSEVQHMVGHALGVPSNAVNVVVRRMGGGFGGKETQSNLFAAVAAIAAKKFGRAVKIRPDRDDDMIATGKRHDFVVDYEVGYDDEGRIEAVDAVFAARCGFSADLSGPVTDRALFHADNAYYYPNVRLKSEPLKTNTVSNTAFRGFGGPQGMVGCERWIEDIAYALGKDPLDIRKANFYGDTDRNLTPYHQTVTDNIIGRVVDELEASSDYRRRREDIIAFNRTSRVLKRGIALTPVKFGISFTMTAFNQAGALVHVYRDGSIHLNHGGTEMGQGLYVKVAQVLADCFQIDLDKVKITATTTGKVPNTSATAASSGSDLNGMAAANAAEQIKDRLVRFAMNKFSVPEDAVSFEPNCVMVGNQRHDWADFIDQAYLARVQLSAAGFYKTPDIHWDRAAGKGQPFYYFAYGAACSEVVVDSLTGEYMVERVDVLHDVGKSLNPAIDIGQIEGGFIQGMGWLTTEELWWDDKGQLRTHAPSTYKIPVVSDVPKIFDVKLAEWSANTAPTIRRSKAVGEPPFMLALSVLEALSMAAASVADYKIAPRMDAPATPERVLMTIERLRREAAGR